CGAGGTCGCGGATGCGCAAAACCTGATCAGCTATCTCGCGACCCGCGACGACGTACAGCGCGAAGGCGATGACCCCGTCGTCGGGATCACCGGCCCGTCGTATGGTGGCGCGCTCGCGCTGCTGACTGCCGGCGCCGATGACCGCGTCGATGCGATCGTCCCGATGATCACCTGGAACCGCCTCTCGCGGGTCTTCTTTCCCAGTGGGGCAGGCGATCCCACGGGCATTGCCGGACCGGCTGATGGCGACACGCTCGGCGCGTTCAAGCGCGAGTGGGCCGGAGTGTTCTTCGGGTTCGGCAAAGGCGTCGACCTGAGCTCGCTGCTGGGTGGCGTGACCGGCGGTGACGGCGGGGGAGACGAGGGCGGCTCCAACGGCGCCGATGGCGGATCTGACGGCGAGTCCAGCGATGGCACTTCCGATGCGACCTCGGGCGCGAGCGGCACACCGGGCAGCGGCGGGCTCGACCCCGCCTGCGGCCGGTTCGCCCAAGACATCTGCGACATCTACACCGCCGCCGCCGAAGACGGCACGCTGAACGCTGACGGCCAGGCCCGACTCGACGAGTCCTCGCCGTACTCGGTCGCCGGGGACATCACCGCCCCGACGCTGATCTTCCAAGGCCAGCAGGACTCGCTCTTCCCGCTCAGCGAAGCCGACGTGACTGCGCGGCAGATCGAAGACGCGGGCACCGATGTGAAGGTCGTGTGGACAGCGGGTGGGCACGACGTCGGTGGCGTCGCCGATCGTGACGACGAGCTCGCCGACATTCGAGCCACGACGCTCGCATGGTTTGACTACTACCTCGCAGGCACTGGCCCCGCGCCGTCGCTGGACTTCGAGTTCAGCCAGCAGACGGCGTTGACAACCACCGGCGGCAGCGGCCGGCCGGCGCCACGCGTGCAAGTGGCCGACTCATACCCGAACCAGGTCGGCGAGACCACGACGCTCGACCTGCTCGGTCCGCCCCAGCAGATCGTCAACCCGGCGGGCGCGACTCCCGGATCGCTGTCGAGCCTGCCCGGTCTGGGCAGCGTGGGCGTCGCGTTTGACCCACCGGGGCAGGCGGCGTACTTCGCGACCGCGTCGCTGGCCGACCCGGTCTCGCTGGTCGGCAGCGCCCGTGTCTCGGTCACGGTCAGCGGTGCGCCGGACGGTACGACGCTGTTTGCCAAGGTCTACGACGCTGCCGACTCGGGCCTTCCGGCACTTCCCGGTGGCTCCGTCATGCCCGTCGTCGTACCCCCGAACGCCGGCGAGACCACGGTCGATGTGACCCTGCCGGCGATCTCGCACCGGTTCGAGCCCGGCCACCGGCTGATCGTCGCGCTCGCCACGACCGACCGCGCTTACGCCGGACCCACCACGCAGCAGACCGTCACGGTCGGGCTCGCGAGCCCCGAGCTGACCGCGCCGGTCGTCGAGGCGCAGACCGTCTCGGCCGGGATCTCGGACTGGGTGATTCTGCTGCTGGTCATCGCCGGCGCGGTCATCCTCGGCATCCTCGCGTGGCTGGTGCTACGCCGCCGCAACCGCCGTCAGGAGCAGGACGCCACCGACGAGGCACTGCTCGACGTACCGCTCGTTGCCGAGCATCTGCGCAAGGCCTACAGCGACGGCTTCGTTGCGGTGCGTGACGTCTCGTTCCGCGTCGACCGCGAGCAAGTCGTCGGCCTGCTCGGTCCCAACGGCGCGGGCAAGACGACCGCGCTGCGCATGCTGATGGGTCTGATCCGGCCGACCGAGGGTGGGCTGAAGGTCTTCGGGCATCCGGTGTACGCCGGCGCCCCGGTGCTGAGCCGCGTCGGTAGCTTCGTCGAGGGCGTGGGCTTCTTGCCGCATCTGTCCGGGCGCGAAAACATCGAGCTCTACTGGGCCGCGACGGGCCGCCCCAAGGAGGACGCGCGCTTCGAGGAGGTGCTCGCGATCGCCGGGCTGGGCGATGCGATCGAACGCAAGGTCCGCACCTACTCGCAGGGCATGCGCCAGCGGCTCGCGATCGCGCAGGCGATGCTGGGGATGCCGGACCTGCTGGTGCTCGATGAGCCGACCAACGGCCTGGATCCGCCGCAGATCGCCGAGATGCGGCACGTGCTGCAGCGCTATGCCCGCGATGGCCGCTCGGTGCTGGTCTCGAGCCACCAGCTCTCGGAGGTCGAGCAGGTCAGCACTCACGTCGTGGTCGTCAACCGCGGCGAGGTCATCGCCTCCGGCACGGTCGCCGAGGTCGTCGGCGTCGGCGCAGAGGTCGACCTCAACGTCGATGACGTCGAGGCGGCGCGCGGCGTACTCGATGCGATGGACGGCGTCAGCGTGCGCGGCACGCAGCGTGGGCTTGTCGCGGTCGAGCTGGAGGGTGCCACGGCATCCGAGGTGGTCGCCGCACTGGTCGAGGCCGGGGTCGCGGTCGAGGCGGCGATCCCACGGCGACGGCTTGAAGACGCGTTCTTGGCACTTGTGGGAGGCGGCGCATGAGCAAGGTGACCGACACAGCAGCGGCGCCGGGCTATCGGGCATCGGCGACCCTGCCGTTCTGGGTCGAGGTACGTCGCCAGCTCGGGCGCCGGCGTACCCTCGGCGTCTTCGTCTTCATGGCGGTGCTGCCGCTGGTGTTGATCGGAGCGTTTGCCCTCGGCGACCCCGAGGAGATGGGGCCGTCGAGTCGGGTCAACCTGATCGACGTCGCGACCACGAGCGCGATGAACTTCGTGCTGTTCGTGTTTTTCGTGACGACCGGCTTCTTCCTGGTGGTCGTGTTTGCGCTGTTCTTCGGTGACACGGTTGCATCGGAGGCGCAGTGGGGCAGCCTGCGCTATCTGCTCGCTGCCCCGGTGCCGCGCATGCTGCTGCTTGCCCGCAAGCTCGCCGTGGCGTTTGTGCTCTCGGTGGCCGCGCTGCTGACGATCGTGCTCGTTGCGCTGGGCGCCGGGACGATCGCCTATGGCTGGCAGGGTGTCGCGACGCCGGTCGGCTTCGAGATCCCGGCCGGCGAGATGCTGTGGCGGTTGGCTGCGATCGTCGGCTACCTCGTGATCAACCTGCTGATCGTGGGAGCGCTCGCGTTCTACTTGTCGGTGCGCACCGACGCACCGCTCGCCGCGGTCGGCGGCACGGTCTTCATCGTGATCGTTTCCTCGATCCTCGGTCAGGTCGACGCGCTCGGCGAGCTGCGCACGTTCTTGCCGACGTACTACAACTTCGCGTGGATCGGGATGCTGAGCGACCCGCCGGACACCGGCGACATGCTGGCCGGAGTCAGTTGGTCGCTGGTGTACGCCGTCGTACTCTTCGCGCTGGCATTCTGGACGTTCCGCCGCAAGGACGTGACCTCCTAGCCAGCGGCGGACTCGGCCGCGAGCTCCTTCATCCGCTCCGCGTGAGCCGAGCCGGTGCGCATCGGCAGCTGCTTGATGAACAGCGCCAGCAGGAACCCGGCGGCCATGATCGGCAGCGCCCAGTGATAGACGGTCTGCATCGCCTCGACGAACGACTGGAAGATCCCGGTCTCGAGCGTCCCGGAGACCTGACCGATCGAGCGGATCGCCTCAGAGTCGGCCAACAACCGCTGCAGCTGCTCGGCGGTGAGATCGGGCATCGCCAACAGCGCCTTCGCGCCCTCCAGCTGATCCGGGGTGATGCCCGGTGGCACCTGGCCCGCGGCTGCGGCATCGACGAGCTGCTGAGCGGCAGCGACCTTCTGGTCGATCTCCGGCTTGGCCGCCGCGAGCGGGGCCTTGACCTGCCGGATGAACGTGCCATTGAGGATCGTGCCGAAGATCGCGATGCCGATCGTGCCGCCGAGCTGACGGATGAACGTCTGCGTCGAGGTCACGACGCCAAGCTGGTGCACCGATGCGGCGTTCTGCCCAGCGAGCACGAGGTTCTGCATGCAGCAGCCGAGCCCGAGGCCGAGCACGAACATGTAGACGCTGAACGTCACCATCGAGGTGTTCTCATCGACCGTGCCCATCAAGAACATGGCCGCGACCAGTAGGACGGTTCCGGCGACGATGTAGCCCTTGTACTTACCGGTGCGCGAGATCAGCTGACCGGTGCCGATCGAGGCGAGCATGATGCCGGCAACCATCGGGATGATCGCCAGGCCGGCCTCGGTCGCGGTCAGGCCCTTGATGATCTGCAGGTACTGCGAGACGTAGATGATCGCGCCGAACATTCCGAAGCCGACCACGAACCCGACGGCCGTCGTCGTCGACACGACGCGGTTCTTGAAGATCGACAGCGGCAGGATCGGCTCCTCGACGCGCATCTCCCACCAGATGAACACGACGGTCGAGATCGCCGCGATCGTGAAGTAGGTGAGGATGTTGGTCGAGCCCCAGCCGTCGGTGTTACCGAACTCGAGAGCCAGCAGCAGCGAGCAGACCGCGGCGACCAGCAGCGCGGCGCCGACGTAGTCGATCTTGACCTTGCGCTTGGTGTGCGGCACGTGGAAGTACTTCACGACGAGGAAGATCGCGGCGATGCCCACCGGAATGTTGATGTAGAAGCACCAGCGCCAGTTGATCGAGTCGGTGAACCAGCCGCCAAGCAGCGGTCCGATGACCGACGACAGGCCGAAGACCGCACCGAAGTAGCCCTGGTACTTGCCGCGCTCGCGGGGCGGGACGATGTCGCTGATGATCGTGAACGCGAGCGGCATCAGACCACCGGCGCCCAGACCCTGCACGCCGCGGAAGATGATCAGCTGGGTCATGTTCTGGCTGAGCCCGGCAAGCACCGAGCCGATGAGGAACACCCCGATGCTGAACAAGAACACCGGGCGGCGTCCGAAGATGTCCGAGACCTTGCCGTAGAGCGGGGTCGCTGCCGTCGCAAACAGCATGTACGACGTGACGACCCAGGGGATCTTGTCGAAGGACTGGAAGTCGCCGGCGATCGTCTTCAGTGCGGTTGAGACGATCGTCTGGTCGAGAGCAGCCAGGAACATCCCGGCCATCAGTCCGAGCATGATCGCCATGATCTGCTTGTGGGACATTTCGCCTGACTGGTCAGGCGGTGCCTCAGGGGCGGAAGTCACGAAGGTTCTCCTAGCGAAGTGATGAAGAGAGAAGGGGAGTAGGGCGGTTAGCGAGTGGTGAGCCCTGCGGCGCGGCGCGCACTGGAGACGACCAAGGAGTCGGCAAGGCGCCCCATGACCTCGGCGAGCTGCTCACGCTCGTCTTCGCTCCAGTCGTTCAGCGCCTCGCTGAGACGCTCGATCCGGGCCGCCTGGACTCGCTCGATGAAGGCCGTGCCGGCCTCGGTGATCGAGGCGATCTGGGCCCGCTTGTCGTGCGGGTCGGGCGAGCGGCTCACCAGCCCGTCGTCCTCCAGCGCCTTCAAATGGCGGCTGACGGTCGACTGGTCGAGCTGACAGGCACCCGCGGTCTCTGACGGCCGCGCCGTGCCGTTGACGTGCAGCGTGTAGAGCACGATCAGCGCACCCTTGTCGAGGCGGAGGTGGTCGATGCCCTGGTTCACGGTGCGCAGCACGGTGTGAAAAGACGCCAGGATGCGCGATAGCTGGCCGTCGTCTGTGGAGCTCATGGGTTTCACGATCCGCTTGTTAGTTGCATAACGCAAGCAATTTGTCGGCGTACTGTTGTGATCTAGCAGTCAAGTAACAAGCGCTTCACAGGCCTCGCTCAGGCTCCAAGTACCAGCATCGCGGCCATCGCGAGCATGATCGCGGCAATGACGAGGTCGAGGACCCGCCACGCGCCCGGTCGGGCAAAGACGCCGCGCAGCAGTCGAGCGCCAAACCCGATCGTGCAGAACCAGACGATCGAGCCGATCATCGCTCCGATCGCAAACCACCAGCGCTGGTCGCCGTGCGAGCTGGCCACCGATCCAAGGAGCAGCACGGTGTCGAGATAGACGTGTGGGTTCAGCCAGGTGATGGCGAGCGCGGTGAGTACGGCGCGCCGCCGCCCGGTGTCATCGCCCCCGCCCGCCGCGACCAAGGCGCTGGGGCGCAATGCGCGCCGCATGGCCATGACCGCGTACACGGTCAGCGCGGCGGCCCCGGCCCACCGGGCGACCTGCAGCACCAGCGGGGCTGAGGTGACGAGCGTGCCGAGCCCGCCGACTCCGGCTGCGATCAAGGCGATGTCAGACAGCGCGCAGATCACGACGACCGGCACGATGTGCTCGCGGCGGATGCCCTGGCGCAGCACGAACGCGTTTTGTGCGCCAATGGCGACGATCAACCCGAGTCCGGTTGACAGTCCGGTGAGTACGGCGACGGCGATAACGGAGCTTCCCACATGGACAAGCCTGGCACCGCGTGCGTCATAAGCCCAGTAAATGTTTCCTAGGGTAAGTAAGGTTTGCTTATGGTCGCATTCGACTCCGAGAAGCTCCGAACCTTCGCCGCGGTCATAGAGCACGGCACTCTTGACGGCGCTGCGCGGGCCTTGCACATCACCGCCCCTGCGGTGTCCTTGCGACTGAAGTCGCTTGAGCAGTCCGTCGGTCGAGTGCTGCTGCAACGCTCGTCCCCCGTGCAGCCGACCGAGGCAGGGGAGACCGTGCTGCGTCTCGCGCGCCAGCTCGCGATGCTCGAAGACGAGGCCGCCCGCGAGCTGCAGCTCGATGACAACCCCGGTGTACGGACGATCCCGATCGCCGTCAACGCCGACTCGCTCGCGATCTGGTTCATGGCAGCAGTACGCCGCATCGCCCGCGAGCTCGACGTGATGGTCGAACTGCTCCGCGATGACGAGCACTTCTCCTCGGCCCAGCTGCGCGCCGGCACGGTGGTCGCCGCGATCGTCGCCGACGACCTGAAGGTCCAGGGCGCTCGCAGCGATCCGCTCGGGATCATGCGGTATCTGCCGGTTGCCAGCCCGCGCTGGGTCGAGCGCTGGATGCCTGAGGGCATCGACCTACGCCGGCTCCAAGGCGCGCCCGCCGTCGACTACGACCGCAAAGACCAGCACCAGGAGCGGTTTGTGCGCACCCGGCTCAAACAGGCTCTCGATGCGCCCCGGCACTGGATCCCGTCATCGCACGAGTACGCCGCCGCCGTCCGCTCCGGACTCGGTTGGGGCCTGGTCCCAGAGCCCCAGTGCGCAGCAGACATCGCGCGCGGCCGGCTGATCGAGCTCACCCCGGGCAAGCCGTACGACGTCACGCTTTACTGGCACCGCCAGAAGATCGAGTCCGGTCCACTTGCGAGGATCAGCGAGATTGTCGCCGAGGAGTCGGCACGGGCGCTTCGCCCGGTTCGGTGACGTCTGGATTGGTGGCGGTCGGCTGCTCGTCGATCGGGATGCGCTTGGTGCCGTTGCCGTCTCCGTCGCCCGCCTCGGGCTGACCACTCAAGCGCTGTAGCAGCTTGCTGACATCGACCCCGGTGAGATCGCTGGAAAGCTGCAGGCCCTGGGTGACGTTGGTAGCCACCGACTTCGACAGCGAACCGGGGCCGTCCGCGGAGATGACGGTCATCTTGTCGACCGCCGACAGCGGCTCGGCCGCGCGCCCGACGATATCCGGCAGCACCTTCACCAGCAGGTCGAGTATCGCCGCCTCGCCGTACGACGCGAACGCTGCCGACCGCTTGTCCATGGCCTCGGCCTCGGCCTGGCCCTTGGCCAGGATCGCCGATGCCTCTGCCGAGCCCTCGCGCTCGATCGCCTCCGCGATCGCCTGGCGGCGCAGCTTCTCTGCCTCACCCTGCTTCGCGCCCTCGATGGCCTCGGCCTCGGCGAGCGCCGTACGCCGGGCCTGCTCGCCGCGACCGACGAGCTCGGCCTGCTCGGCCTGCGCTCGCGCGTTGGCGACCGTCGCCTGCCGGTCGGCCTCCGCCTTGGCGATCGCGGCGTTCTTGTTGGCCTCAGCGTTTTGCTCGACGCGGTAGCGCTCGGCGTCGGCCGGCTTGCGCACCTCGGTGTCGAGCTGGCGCTCCTTCAGGGCCGCGTTGCGCTCGGCGACCTTCTCTTGCTCGGTCAGGATCTGCTGGTCCTGGGCGGCCTGCGCGAGCGGACCGGCGGCCGCGGCCTCGGCCTTGGCCGCGTCGATCTGGGCGCTGATCTCGGCGCGCTTGAGCTCGAGCTGGCGGTTGGAGACGGCGATCGCCTCGTCGGCCAGCAGCTGTTCCTGCTCGGCGGCCTGGCGGGCGCGGGCCTCGGCGATCGAGGCCTCCTTGACCACGCGGGCTGCTTCGGGGCGACCGAGATCCTGCAGGTAGCTGCCCTCGGCCTGGATGTCCTGCAGCTGGAAGGTGTCGAGCACGAGGCCTTGGCCGGTGAGCGAGGTCTCGGCTTCCTCGGCGACGGCGGACGCGAAAGCGGCGCGGTCGCGGATGATCTCCTCGATGGTCAGCCGGCCGACGATCGAGCGCAGCGCACCGGCGAGTACCTCGGAGGTGAAGGTGTCGATGCCGTCCTGCTGGTTGAGGAACCGCTGCGCGGCCGCGCGCACCGACGACTCGGTGCCGCCGACCTTCACGATCGCGACACCCTCGAGATCGCACTTGACGCCCTGCTTGGAGACCGCGCCGCGGATCCCGACCGGGATGCGGCGGCTCGACAGGTCGACGCTGTGTAGCTTCTGCACGATCGGCAGCACGAAGACCGAGGCGCCCATGACGACCTTCTGACCCGAGAGGTCGGTCGAGACCTGGCCGTCGGTGCCGGTGACGGCTCGCCCGCGACGGCCGGTGACCAGGAACGCCTGGTTCGGTCCGGCGACCTTGATGCGCGAGAGGATCAGCAGGACCAGGAGTACGACGACGGCGACAATGCCGATGATCGCGATGAGCAGGGGAGACATAGATACCTCTCGATATTAAGCGTCGTCGGTGGAGACGACCTCGACCGACGATGCTGACAGCGCGTTGACGACGAAGATGTTGGTGCCGGTTGCCAGTGGAGTGCCCGAGCGGGCGGCGTACTTCTGGTCGGTGCCGTGCACGCGCACGCGCACCTCGCCGTAGCCGGTTGCCGGGATCGGGGTGATGACGACGCCGAGCGCCCCGGGCAGGTCGGCCTCGGTGAGCGTGGGGTCGGTGCGCATGTTGGACAACCCGCTGGTGAGCTTGGCGGCAAGCAGTGCGAGGGGTACGGCGCCGGCGAGCCCGACCAGTGCGCTGATCACCGCCCGCAGCCCAGAACCGGCAGCCTCCGGGATGAGTGCGGCCGGGATCGCGCCGACGAAACCCATGCCGCCGATGAACGCGGCGATCGCGGGTAAGGAAAAGGGTCCGTCAATATCCGGCGAGGCAAAGTGCAGGACGTCGCCGACCACCAGAGCGATCAGCAGGATCGCGGCTCCGACGCCGCCAATGATGAGGAAGGTCAGGGTGATGGGGTCCACCGGCTGCCTCCCTACGCTCGGTGGAGGCAGGATAACGGATGCTCAGCGGGCCGAATCTGGCGAGGTCAAACTGTTGTTAACGCACCGCGTCGTTGATGATCTTGCCGACGGCGTCGAGCTCGATCAAAAAACCGTCGTGGCCGTAGGGCGAGTCGATGATCGCGAGCTCGCGGCGGTCCTCAGGCAGTGCGGCGTACAGCTCCTCCGACAGCCGCACCGGGTAGAGCCGGTCGCTGCTGACGCCGACGACGCTGACCTGCGCCTGGATCTCGCTGACGGCGCTCGCTAGGTCGCCGCGCCCGCGAGCGATGTCGTGGGCGTTCATCGCGCGGGTGAGTACGACGTACGAGCCGGCATCAAACCGTCCGATGAGCTTGTCGCGGTGGTGGTCAAGATAGGACTCGACGGCATAGCGACCCTGCCCACCGAGCGGGTTCTCGCCGGGCTGCGGTTCGCGACCGAAGCGAGTCGTCAGCTCGTATTCCGAGCGATAGGTGACATGTGCGATCGAGCGAGCGATGCCGAGCCCGACGGTTGGGGCTTCGTCGGTCTCGTAGTAGTCGCCGCCGTGCCAGGCCGGATCGGCTTCGATAGCGGCCAGTTGTGGTGCGCACCAGGCGATCTCGTCGGCTGTCGCGTATGGCGTGGAGGCGAGTACGACGGCGCGCGCCACGCGGTCGGGATACATCAGCGGCCACTCGATCGCCCGCATGCCGCCCATCGAGCCGCCGATGACGGCGCGGAAGGTGGTGATGCCGAGCAGGTCCGCGAGCCGGCGTTCGGCGTGCACCTGGTCGCGAACCGTCACGAACGGAAAGCGCGAACCCCAGGCTCGCCCGTCCGGCGCGAGCGAGGAAGGACCGGTGGTTCCCTGGCAGCCGCCGAGCACGTTTGAGGCGATGACGAAGTATCGATCGGTATCGAGATAGCGGCCCGGCCCGATCAGCCCGTCCCACCAGCCGGGGGTGGGTTGGCCAGGGCCCGCGGCACCGACGACGTGCGCGTCGCCGGTGAGCGCGTGCTCGATGAGCACAGCGTTGTCGCCGGCAGCGTTGAGGGTTCCCCAGCTCTCGTAGGCGATCTCGACGTCGGGCAGGGTGGTGCCGAGCTCAAGGCGCAGCGCGCCGAGGGAGGCAAACTTCCGGTCCGCGACCGGGTCGCCGGGACGCCAACCGCCGGGACCGGCAGGGGCCAGTCCCGGCGGCGTGCGCTCCGGTGAGTTCACGAGCGTGGCAGGCAGCTACGCAGCGGCGGTCGAGGATCCGGAGGCCTCGGCGGCGGCTTTGAAGCCCTTGTCGAGGTCGGCGAGGATGTCGTCGATTCCTTCGATGCCCACGGCCAGCCGCACCAGGCCCGGGGTGACACCGGCGGCCTGCTGCTCCTGCTCGCTGAGCTGGCTGTGCGTCGTGGAGGCCGGGTGGATCACCAGCGAGCGCACATCGCCGATGTTGGCGACGTGGCTGTGCAGCTCCAGCGCCTCCACAAACTTCTTGCCCGCCTCGATGCCGCCGGCGATCTCAAACGAGATCACCGCGCCGGCGCCCTTGGGCGTGTACTTCTGGGCGAGCTCGTAGTACGGCGAGTCCGGCTGGGAGGCCCAGATGACCTTCTCGACCTGGTCCTGGCTCTCGAGGTAGTCGGCGACCTTCTTGGTGTTGTCCAGGTGCCGCTCAATGCGCAGGCTGAGCGTCTCCAACCCCTGCGCGATAAGGAAAGCGTTGAACGGCGACACCGACGCACCAAGGTCACGCAGCAGCTGCACACGAGCCTTCAGGATGAAAGCGAGGTTGGCGCCGAGCGGACTGCCGACACCGAGGTCGCGCGCGAACACGATCCCGTTGTACGACGGGTCGGGCTCGTTGTAGTTGGGGTAGCGCTCGGGGTACTTCGCGTAGTCGAACGTGCCGCCGTCGACGATGACGCCGGCGATGGAGGTGCCGTGTCCGCCGAGGTACTTCGTCGCCGAGTGCACGACGACATCTGCGCCGTACTTGAGCGGGTTGAGGCCGTATGGCGTGGCAACGGTGTTGTCGACGACCAGCGGTACGCCGTACTCGTGGGCGACCGCTGCGACCCCCTCGATGTCGAGCACCTGACCCTTGGGGTTGGCGATGGTCTCGGCAAAGAACGCCTTCGTGTTGTCCTTGATCGCGTCCTTCCAGGACTGCACGTCGTCGGGGTTCTCCACGAAGGTGACCTCGATGCCGATCTTGGGGAAGGTGTAGTGCAGCAGGTTGTAGGTGCCGCCGTACAACGACGGCGAGGCGACGATGTGCGAGCCCGCCTCGGCGATGTTGAGCAGCGCCAGCGTCTCGGCGGCCTGACCGGAGGCCACCAGCAGGGCCCCGACGCCGCCCTCAAGCGCGGCGATGCGGTTTTCGACCGCCTCCTGCGTGGGGTTCATGATCCGGGTGTAGATGTTGCCGAACTCGGCGAGGGCAAACAGGTTCTTGGCGTGCTCGGTGTCGTTGAAGACATACGACGTGGTCTGGTAGATCGGCAGCGCACGCGCTCCAGTTGCCGAGTCGGGCTCCTGGCCGGCGTGGATCTGCTTCGTCTCGAAGGTCCAGTTTTCGGGAGTGCTCATGACAGAAAAATCCTTGTACTCAG
The nucleotide sequence above comes from Epidermidibacterium keratini. Encoded proteins:
- a CDS encoding LysE/ArgO family amino acid transporter, whose protein sequence is MGSSVIAVAVLTGLSTGLGLIVAIGAQNAFVLRQGIRREHIVPVVVICALSDIALIAAGVGGLGTLVTSAPLVLQVARWAGAAALTVYAVMAMRRALRPSALVAAGGGDDTGRRRAVLTALAITWLNPHVYLDTVLLLGSVASSHGDQRWWFAIGAMIGSIVWFCTIGFGARLLRGVFARPGAWRVLDLVIAAIMLAMAAMLVLGA
- the metX gene encoding homoserine O-acetyltransferase MetX produces the protein MNSPERTPPGLAPAGPGGWRPGDPVADRKFASLGALRLELGTTLPDVEIAYESWGTLNAAGDNAVLIEHALTGDAHVVGAAGPGQPTPGWWDGLIGPGRYLDTDRYFVIASNVLGGCQGTTGPSSLAPDGRAWGSRFPFVTVRDQVHAERRLADLLGITTFRAVIGGSMGGMRAIEWPLMYPDRVARAVVLASTPYATADEIAWCAPQLAAIEADPAWHGGDYYETDEAPTVGLGIARSIAHVTYRSEYELTTRFGREPQPGENPLGGQGRYAVESYLDHHRDKLIGRFDAGSYVVLTRAMNAHDIARGRGDLASAVSEIQAQVSVVGVSSDRLYPVRLSEELYAALPEDRRELAIIDSPYGHDGFLIELDAVGKIINDAVR
- a CDS encoding MDR family MFS transporter, whose amino-acid sequence is MTSAPEAPPDQSGEMSHKQIMAIMLGLMAGMFLAALDQTIVSTALKTIAGDFQSFDKIPWVVTSYMLFATAATPLYGKVSDIFGRRPVFLFSIGVFLIGSVLAGLSQNMTQLIIFRGVQGLGAGGLMPLAFTIISDIVPPRERGKYQGYFGAVFGLSSVIGPLLGGWFTDSINWRWCFYINIPVGIAAIFLVVKYFHVPHTKRKVKIDYVGAALLVAAVCSLLLALEFGNTDGWGSTNILTYFTIAAISTVVFIWWEMRVEEPILPLSIFKNRVVSTTTAVGFVVGFGMFGAIIYVSQYLQIIKGLTATEAGLAIIPMVAGIMLASIGTGQLISRTGKYKGYIVAGTVLLVAAMFLMGTVDENTSMVTFSVYMFVLGLGLGCCMQNLVLAGQNAASVHQLGVVTSTQTFIRQLGGTIGIAIFGTILNGTFIRQVKAPLAAAKPEIDQKVAAAQQLVDAAAAGQVPPGITPDQLEGAKALLAMPDLTAEQLQRLLADSEAIRSIGQVSGTLETGIFQSFVEAMQTVYHWALPIMAAGFLLALFIKQLPMRTGSAHAERMKELAAESAAG
- a CDS encoding MarR family winged helix-turn-helix transcriptional regulator, translated to MSSTDDGQLSRILASFHTVLRTVNQGIDHLRLDKGALIVLYTLHVNGTARPSETAGACQLDQSTVSRHLKALEDDGLVSRSPDPHDKRAQIASITEAGTAFIERVQAARIERLSEALNDWSEDEREQLAEVMGRLADSLVVSSARRAAGLTTR
- a CDS encoding LysR family transcriptional regulator ArgP, giving the protein MVAFDSEKLRTFAAVIEHGTLDGAARALHITAPAVSLRLKSLEQSVGRVLLQRSSPVQPTEAGETVLRLARQLAMLEDEAARELQLDDNPGVRTIPIAVNADSLAIWFMAAVRRIARELDVMVELLRDDEHFSSAQLRAGTVVAAIVADDLKVQGARSDPLGIMRYLPVASPRWVERWMPEGIDLRRLQGAPAVDYDRKDQHQERFVRTRLKQALDAPRHWIPSSHEYAAAVRSGLGWGLVPEPQCAADIARGRLIELTPGKPYDVTLYWHRQKIESGPLARISEIVAEESARALRPVR
- a CDS encoding ABC transporter permease, which produces MSKVTDTAAAPGYRASATLPFWVEVRRQLGRRRTLGVFVFMAVLPLVLIGAFALGDPEEMGPSSRVNLIDVATTSAMNFVLFVFFVTTGFFLVVVFALFFGDTVASEAQWGSLRYLLAAPVPRMLLLARKLAVAFVLSVAALLTIVLVALGAGTIAYGWQGVATPVGFEIPAGEMLWRLAAIVGYLVINLLIVGALAFYLSVRTDAPLAAVGGTVFIVIVSSILGQVDALGELRTFLPTYYNFAWIGMLSDPPDTGDMLAGVSWSLVYAVVLFALAFWTFRRKDVTS
- a CDS encoding alpha/beta fold hydrolase; the protein is MPEPLSGRLRRLAGTPRRVAALIAVIAILAGLLVWQGVSSSSSYTEDTFTFESQTAQPASLDVTVYVPDSASADDPAPAILLAHGFGGTKDSMAGDAAYLANAGYVVLTYTARGFGQSTGQISLNAPDAEVADAQNLISYLATRDDVQREGDDPVVGITGPSYGGALALLTAGADDRVDAIVPMITWNRLSRVFFPSGAGDPTGIAGPADGDTLGAFKREWAGVFFGFGKGVDLSSLLGGVTGGDGGGDEGGSNGADGGSDGESSDGTSDATSGASGTPGSGGLDPACGRFAQDICDIYTAAAEDGTLNADGQARLDESSPYSVAGDITAPTLIFQGQQDSLFPLSEADVTARQIEDAGTDVKVVWTAGGHDVGGVADRDDELADIRATTLAWFDYYLAGTGPAPSLDFEFSQQTALTTTGGSGRPAPRVQVADSYPNQVGETTTLDLLGPPQQIVNPAGATPGSLSSLPGLGSVGVAFDPPGQAAYFATASLADPVSLVGSARVSVTVSGAPDGTTLFAKVYDAADSGLPALPGGSVMPVVVPPNAGETTVDVTLPAISHRFEPGHRLIVALATTDRAYAGPTTQQTVTVGLASPELTAPVVEAQTVSAGISDWVILLLVIAGAVILGILAWLVLRRRNRRQEQDATDEALLDVPLVAEHLRKAYSDGFVAVRDVSFRVDREQVVGLLGPNGAGKTTALRMLMGLIRPTEGGLKVFGHPVYAGAPVLSRVGSFVEGVGFLPHLSGRENIELYWAATGRPKEDARFEEVLAIAGLGDAIERKVRTYSQGMRQRLAIAQAMLGMPDLLVLDEPTNGLDPPQIAEMRHVLQRYARDGRSVLVSSHQLSEVEQVSTHVVVVNRGEVIASGTVAEVVGVGAEVDLNVDDVEAARGVLDAMDGVSVRGTQRGLVAVELEGATASEVVAALVEAGVAVEAAIPRRRLEDAFLALVGGGA
- a CDS encoding flotillin family protein, with translation MSPLLIAIIGIVAVVVLLVLLILSRIKVAGPNQAFLVTGRRGRAVTGTDGQVSTDLSGQKVVMGASVFVLPIVQKLHSVDLSSRRIPVGIRGAVSKQGVKCDLEGVAIVKVGGTESSVRAAAQRFLNQQDGIDTFTSEVLAGALRSIVGRLTIEEIIRDRAAFASAVAEEAETSLTGQGLVLDTFQLQDIQAEGSYLQDLGRPEAARVVKEASIAEARARQAAEQEQLLADEAIAVSNRQLELKRAEISAQIDAAKAEAAAAGPLAQAAQDQQILTEQEKVAERNAALKERQLDTEVRKPADAERYRVEQNAEANKNAAIAKAEADRQATVANARAQAEQAELVGRGEQARRTALAEAEAIEGAKQGEAEKLRRQAIAEAIEREGSAEASAILAKGQAEAEAMDKRSAAFASYGEAAILDLLVKVLPDIVGRAAEPLSAVDKMTVISADGPGSLSKSVATNVTQGLQLSSDLTGVDVSKLLQRLSGQPEAGDGDGNGTKRIPIDEQPTATNPDVTEPGEAPVPTPRRQSR